caatgcgTCGTCACTACCTTTTGCTTTGCATGCACGGATTGTGTCACACAACacatttgaaaaatattgTACTCCGATCCCAATCTCACGTATGTCCATCTCAGAACCAGATCACATGCACCCAAGTATATATTAGGAGTACAAGATTATGGGTTGATCCTTTATTTATCTAGATAACATATTCTTAACATATACAGTACGCCTTTACAATATCGATCGTCATCTCTGAACCTGATCTCACACTTACTCTTTTTATACAAGTAGTAGTACTAGAAACTGGCTGAGTGCGTTGCATATTCAGTGCAACTTTATCTTTTGTCACTACATCCgcaaaggaagaaaatggaGATCGACAAGGtaaaaaaggaagaggaaaTGAAAGCAGATTACGGTCAAAAGAGTAGCTCTGGATGCATGGAGAAGTAAGGTTCATTGGATTTCAATGTgcagggaagaagagaggcGCGGGGTCTCTGTGCAGCGAGCCGTCCCTGATATCGACCCTGAGCCTGTTCATCTTCTCCTCGCACCAGTGCAGCTGCTGGTCCGTGACCTCCGGCATCCGCAGCACCCTGGCCACCACCTTGAGGTCGATGAGCCCCAGCAGCACCGacatctcctcttcttcccggaCCTTGGTCCTCCTCAGGCACCGCCGAGGCCGCGTCAGGTCCTTGAGCCTGCTCTTCTTCTGAATCCACAAGAACAAGTCTCATTCAGACAACGGGACATGAAGCTGAGTGAGTGAGAGATGTTTAATTTTGATGTTGGAGGGCTCACTCTGCTGTTGGATTTCTTGAGGGCGTCGATGATGAGTGCCTGGTCGGTGGCGttggtccgccgccgcctgacCATGTCCCTGAACATCTGGTAGTGGCTCCGCTTGTCGGCCCGGAGGAACGCCATGAACGTCCTGATGGACTCCTCCAGTATGTGCAGGAACTGCGCCGCCGATATCAGGTCGTCcttctcgtcttcctcctctgcatcATCCAGGATTCCACTCACGATTAATTTCACAACCAATCAATGGTAACCACGAACAAAATCTGGATTGAAATTTAGTACTATGCAAGATTGCTGATTGCATTAGTACCTCTGAACTCTGGGACGAGGAGCAATTTGGGGGAGGAGTTCTTCATGCGGGCGTAGACctcgggccgccgccgccgctgtccaTGGAACGAGGAATCGTAGGGCTCGTTCTCGATGAAGCGGTGGAGCAGCACCTGGAACTGCTGGAACTCCTGCGCCACGCGCGCAGGGCAGCACCGGGCCTCCTCCACCATCGTCGTGCCACCGCCATTGCCATTGTTGCCGTTGCTGTTGTTGTGGCGGCGGAAGGTGGTGTAGTTCCAGTTGAGCGCCTCCCAGGTGAGGCAGATCTGCGCCACGTAGGCGCGCTCTAGCTCCGGGTACGGGTCCCGTAGCCCGATCGGTACCGGGTCGCCGCCGATGCCGGGCTTCGCCATTGCCGGCGCGGCAGCCATGGATAGCTTGTGCGTGATCCTCTGCGACATCGAGCGCGGCTGGTACTTGATCGACCTGAACGACTCTGCAACGCCATGCATAAACAGGATGAAGAGAGTGATCGAGAACACAACACTTCTACTAACGCCTTTCTACGTGCATCGAGGAACGTGTTAATTAAAGAAAATTCTTGTCTGAACCCACATGTTCCTGAAAAGAGTTGCAGGGAACTGGAAATACGGACGGACCGATCGAAGCTTACTCGAACGTTGCCAAGAAAAGTTCTGTCTTAGGTAAGTGATTGATGAGTGGCAATGATGGTTTGGGGAATATTTCCCAAATTCGCTGATGATGACGACTGACGACGAGCAAATCAATTGCCTAAAAGAAACTGCTAAAATCGGGCTCTTAATTTTGTTTACCTGTCTCGGTGAGCTTCTGGGCGCCGACGCGGTGGAAGTAGACCATGTCCTCGTCGTACTTGCGGAACAGCGTGTAGGACTCCCACCGGGCCGAGCTCCGgcgggacgacgacgagaagGGGTAGCAGTCCTTGCCGACAGTGGAGCCCATCATCTGCCATTCCACCGAGCTCTTGGACGTCGACTCGCTGGTCAGCGTCGACGCGCCGAACCTGCAGCTGTCGTCCCCGCCGtagtcctcttcctcctccttctcccgccgcgcccgtgtggccgcgccgccgcactccGGCAAGAGCTTCCGAGTGTCGGCGATCGCCCGGCGGTTCACGAACAGCTTTACCTCGGAGCTGCTGTagccgacggcgccggcgcccttTTCTTgatcctcctctgcttcctctgtTTCTTCGCCATGCCCGCCGCTGTCAGGAACAGGATCGTCTCCTCTGACTCtgcttccttccttctctGCAATTAACGGATTAACCCAAGTTTCAGAACTCAGAATCCTGTGCGGGTGAAAGTTAAACGGGGTGGAAATGGAACGGAATATTGCAGTGTAAAAGTAGCTAGCTTGCCTTGGACGGAAGCATTCTCCGGTACTgtcgtggcggcggccgggagaTTCTGCCGAACGGGCGCCGCCATGGGGACCTCGTCGCCATCGACGGCGGCATCTCGTTGTTCCTTCAGGCCCGTAgtggcgtcgtcgt
The Brachypodium distachyon strain Bd21 chromosome 2, Brachypodium_distachyon_v3.0, whole genome shotgun sequence genome window above contains:
- the LOC100828274 gene encoding uncharacterized protein LOC100828274, with the protein product MRNATGGSCSSSSSSSRVGLQQVFGSQAPSHGQLITTSPGRPPMGDQQVMRRVPAAGDLLHGLVSLNVLLLAVFLVVFLLAKLLALLHRPGTAASDDTTRGHHGRVDAGIDGEGDERREEEALFWFDEAVLEDSALLGLADQEKDHHHHHLYSSSSEAGNTAAAHCVQVAQESCAAFKPAAESRSSTGRISISPHEERQCDDDDATTGLKEQRDAAVDGDEVPMAAPVRQNLPAAATTVPENASVQEKEGSRVRGDDPVPDSGGHGEETEEAEEDQEKGAGAVGYSSSEVKLFVNRRAIADTRKLLPECGGAATRARREKEEEEDYGGDDSCRFGASTLTSESTSKSSVEWQMMGSTVGKDCYPFSSSSRRSSARWESYTLFRKYDEDMVYFHRVGAQKLTETESFRSIKYQPRSMSQRITHKLSMAAAPAMAKPGIGGDPVPIGLRDPYPELERAYVAQICLTWEALNWNYTTFRRHNNSNGNNGNGGGTTMVEEARCCPARVAQEFQQFQVLLHRFIENEPYDSSFHGQRRRRPEVYARMKNSSPKLLLVPEFREEEDEKDDLISAAQFLHILEESIRTFMAFLRADKRSHYQMFRDMVRRRRTNATDQALIIDALKKSNSRKKSRLKDLTRPRRCLRRTKVREEEEMSVLLGLIDLKVVARVLRMPEVTDQQLHWCEEKMNRLRVDIRDGSLHRDPAPLFFPAH